In Nocardia terpenica, the genomic window GGCGGACCCGAGCCGGGTTGTGGAGCGAAGCGCGGTCGACAACCCGGCTCTCCTGGATTGGTATTCGGCGGTGCAGCGGCCGGGAAGCGAGTAGCTGCTTCAGTGCACCTTGCTCGATAAGGCAGGGTTCGAAGCGAGGGTAGCGGCGCCCACCGACAGGGAATCTCCTGGTCAAGCGGCCAAATTGGTGGGTTCGGTGGGGGAGAGGTGGCCGTCGAGCATGTGGTAGGTGGCGTCCATTCGGTGGAGGTGGGTGTGGTCGTGGGTGACCAGGAGGGTGGGGGCGGTGTGGGTGCGGACTACGTGGAGGATCAGGTCGATGATCGCGGCGCCGCGTTCCCGGTCGAGGGCGCTGGTGGGTTCGTCTATGACGAGGAGGGAGGGGGTGTTCATCAGGGCGCGGGCGATGTTGATGCGTTGGCGTTGGCCGCCGGAGAGTTGGGCCGGGCGTTTGTGTTCGTGGCCGGAGAGGCCGACTGTGGATAGGAGATCCATTGCCCTGGCGCGGGTTTCGCGGCGGAGGCGGGGGGAGATGAATCGGTGCTGGCCCAGGTGGGTCATGGCCTCGAGTTGTTCCAGGGCGGTGAGGGCGGGGATGAGGTTCGGCTGTTGGAAGACGATGCCGATGGTGTCGCGGCGCAGGGCGGCCGCCTCGCGGCGGGATACGGTGGCGAGATCGGTGGTGCTGGAATCGGTTTCGAGGAGGATGCGGCCCGAGTCGGGGCGGATCAGGGTCGAAACCACCGCCAGCAGACTGGATTTGCCGGATCCGGAGGGGCCGGTGATGGCGGCGATGCGGCCGCCCTCCACCCGGAGATGCACCGAATCGAGGGCGGTGATGCGGTCGGCCCCGTCGGGGTAGGTGAGGGTGACGTCGGCGACCGTCAGCGAGGTGGTCATCGAAAGCTCCTGTGTGTCCGAGGTATTCAGCGGGCTTGATTGAGTGCGGTGAGCGGGTCGGCGGTGACGAGGAAGCGCAGCGCGAAGGCCGCACCCAGCAGGCCCAGGCCGATCAGCGCGGCCGCGGGCAGCAGCGTGGTGCCGACACCGAGGACGAACGGCAGCGCGTCACCCATGAGCGCGCCGGCGAGCGCGGTACCGCCCACGCCGATGCCCACGCCCACGAGCAGCACCAGCAGCGCCTGCCCCAGCGCATCGCGCACCAGCGATCCGGTGGTGGCGCCCAACGCCTTCAGCGTCGCGATATCGGGCGTGCGCTGAATCGTCCACACCGTGAAGAACGCCCCGATCACCAGCGCCGAGATGGCGAACAGCATCACCGTCATCAACGTCAGCGACCCGTTCTCGGCCTGATAGGACGGCAGCGCCGACAGCGAACCCGATACGGTCGTGGACGTGGTGTGCGCGGTCGCGTCGACCGCCGACCGATCGGCCACACCCGACACCACCAGCACCGTCGCGGCCCCGCCGCGCGGATTCAGCGCCTGCCAGTCCGCCAGCGTCAGCCACACCACCGGGGTGTGGCTGTACCAGTCGTCGTCGCCGACCGCGGCCACCGTGAACGTCCCCGCGCCGAGCGTCACCGTGCCGCCCACCCCGGCGGAGAGCTTCTTCGCGGCGGGCTTGCTCAGCACCACCGTCCCCGGTTGGGTAGCCACCTGATTGCCGAATGCCGTTCCGCTCGTCCCGAACAGCGCCACCTGAACCGGCGCACCCCCGTCGTGCGCGGCCTGCGCACGACCGATGCCGACCGGGTCGACGGTGCCGCCGGTGCGCTGCCACGCCCGCACCTGCTCGGCGCTCAGCGCCGACGAATCGTAGGACGGCGTCGCCCCGGTGTCGGCGAACACGACCGCGTCACCGCGCATCTTCTCGAGGGCGGAGATGTTCTGGTGGGCGAGCCCGGCCGTGAGCCCGCTCAGAAAGCTCACCAGCAGGGCGACCATGACGACGACCAGCGTGATGAGCAGGAAGCGGCCCCGGGCGGCGCGCAGATCTCGGAAGGCGACGAACATGATCACACTCTCGCCGCGATCGGCCCCGCCGCCATCGCGAGACCGAACCAATCGCCGACCAGCCAACGATGGGCGCGCGATTACGCCTTTCGATGGATGCCGCCCGGGTAACCGCGCATAAGCTGGCAGCGTGCACCGCTCACCGCTCACCCCCGTCTTCGCCGCGCTCCAACTCGGGCTGCACGCGCTGATGGTGGCCCTGACCGCGGCGGTGGTGGTGCGGGCGCTGGTGCCCGGGGGACAGCATCCGGTGGCGACGATCACGCTGGCCGCGCTGTTTCTGATCACCTACTTCGGCGGCGGGCTGCTGCGCGGGCGGCCGCGGGCGGCCCGGGTGTGGCTGGCCGTGCTCACCGTGCTGTGGCTGGGTCTGATGCCGATCGCGGTCGACGCGATGTACCTGGTCTTCGGGCTGTTCTTCCTGTATCTGCATCTGCTGCCGCGGGTCTGGAGCATGCTCGCGGTCGCCGCCGCCACCGCGGTGTCGGTGGTCGGCTACGGCCTGGACAGGGGCTGGTCGGTGGCCGGGGTGGTCGGCCCGGTGCTCGGGGCGCTGGTCGCGGTCGCGATCGGCCTCGGCTACCGGGCGCTGTTCCGGGAGGCCGCCGATCGTCAGCAGCTGATCGATGAATTGCTCACCACCCGAGCCACTCTCGCCGAACGCGAGCGCACCGCGGGCAAGCTGGCCGAGCGGGAACGACTGGCGCAGGAGATCCACGACACCGTTGCCCAGGGCCTGTCCAGCATCCAGCTGCTGCTGCACGCCGCCGAGCGATCGGCACCGGATCATCCGGCGCTGCAACAGATTCGGCTCGCCCGCGATACCGCGGCCGACAGCCTCGCCGAAACCCGGCAGCTCATCGCGGAACTCACCCCCGCGGCGCTGGAGGGCCAGTCGCTGACCGAGGCACTGGACCGGATCGCCCGGCGCGCAGGCACTCCCGGACTCGACGCCCGGATGCTGGTGGAGGGCACTCCCGAGCGATTACCGATGCCGATCGAGGCGGCGCTGCTGCGGGTGGCGCAGGGCGCGGTGTCGAATGTGGTGCGGCACGCCCGCGCCGATCGGATGCGGATCACCCTCACCTACGCCGACGACGCCGTGCACCTGGACGTGGTGGACGACGGAATCGGCATCGACCCCGAGGTTTTCGCGCGCGGCACCTTCGGCCTGAACGCGATGCGCAGCCGGGTGGAGCAGCAGGGCGGCAGCATGAACGTCGAATCCGAGCCCGGGCACACCGCGGTGACCGTCACGTTCCCGCTGGAGGAGTCATGATCCGCCTGCTGCTCGCCGACGACCACGCCATCGTCCGCGCGGGACTGCGCGCCCTCCTGGACTCCGGCGAGGACATCACGGTCGCGGGCGAGGCCGCCACCGCCGAGGAGGCCGTAGCCTTCTGCGCCACAACCGAAGTCGACCTGGTACTGATGGATCTCCGCTTCGGCCCCGGCAAGTCGGGCGTGGACGCCACAATCGCCCTGCGCGCCTTGCCGAATCCCCCCAACGTCCTGGTGGTCACCAACTACGACACCGACGCCGACATTCTCGGCGCCATCGAGGCGGGCGCCTGCGGCTACATCCTCAAAGACACCCCACCCGCCGACCTCCTGGCCGCCGTCCGCGCCGCCGCCGCGGGCGAAAGCGTCCTGTCCCCCTCGGTCGCCTCCAAACTCATGACCCGAGTCCGCAAACCGGACACCACACTGAGCCCCCGAGAAATCGAGGTCCTCCGCCTGGTAGCCGACGGCCACTCCAACCGCGAAATCGGCAAACAACTCTTCCTGAGCGAGACGACGGTGAAATCCCATCTCGTACACATCTATTCGAAGCTGGGGGTGAAGTCGCGGACATCGGCGGTGGCGCGGGCGCGGGAACGGGGGGCGATTTGAGGGTCAGCTCCAGCCGGGGTAGGCGGGGATCGCGGCGGCGCTGGGCAGGGCGCGCGCGGAGGTGCGCGAGGCCGCGGTTCCCGCGAATTGTCGCCGACCACCTCTAGGCTGGCCGCATGGCCTCCCTCTCCGATCCCCAGGTGCGCGAATTTCTTTCCCACGGCACGCGTACCGGCAAGCTCGCGTTCGTGGCCACCGACGGTCGGCCGGTCATCAACCCGGTCTGGTTCATCCTCGAGGGCGACGAGCTGGTCTTCAACACCGGCAAGGACACGGCCAAGGGGCGGGCCATCCGGCGCGACCCGCGGGTGGCCCTGTGCGTCGATCTCGAGCAACCCCCCTACGGCTACTTCCAGGTCCAAGGCACCGCCACCGTGTCCGAGGACCCCGCCGAACTGCTGCGTACCGCCACCGCCATCGCCGCCCGCTACATGGGACCCGACCGCGCCGAGGAATTCGGCAAGCGCAACGGCGTCCCGGGCGAGCTGGTCGTCCGGGTCCGGCCCACCAAGATCCTCGGCGGGGCGGATATGACGGCCTAGCGTCAGCCGCGCCCACCGTTTCCCGTTTGTCCGATTCGACCGAATGTTAGGTTGAATTGGTCGGTTTGTCGGAGACGGTGTGCGTGGGAGTGACGGATGGTGGTCGGCGCAGTGCGATCGGATCGTCGGCCCGTGGTCGCGGGCGTCGCCGGTGGGCTCGGGTTCGGATTACTGTCCGTCGGTGTCGGTCTCGCGGCCTACAGCCGCTTCTTCGCGTCGACCAGATCCCTCGACGGCACGGTGGCCGGGCACGATCTGTTCGGCTCGTTCACCACCACCGACGCCTCGGACCTCGTAAACCGCTACGCCACACTGCCATTCGTCCTCGGGGTGCTGGTGCTGATCGCCGCGATGGCCGCCGCGGGCGTGCGCGCCGGGCGCTGGCGGCTCAATATCCTTGTGGAGCTGTACATCCTGCTGGCATTCGGCGCGGGCATCGTCGTCATCCCGACCATGGCCGTCCGCGACCACCTTCCGGGACTGTTCCTCCAAATACGCTGGCAATTCGGTCTTTTCGCGCAACTCCCGACGGCGGTGGCCGCGGCGACCCTGGTCGTCCTCGGCTCCGTCCTGCTCGCCGACATCGCCTGGCGCCCGGAGCGCATGCGCGCCCTGTCCCGACGGGCCGCGGGAGCCGCCGCGCTGGTGGGCGTCCTGGCCGCGGCCACCGTATCGACCGCCGCCGTCTACGCCGGGGACGACAGCACCCGATGGGACCACACCACCGCCGCACCCGTGGACGTGCCGCCGGTACCGGCACGGCTCGGAGACGAGATCTACCACTTCGACATTCCGCACGACAGCTCCGACATCGTTGCCGCGGGAGCGGGTTTCGTGGTCGCCACCGTCACCGGACTGACGGCATACGACGGCGCGACCGGCACACCGCGCTGGCATCTCCTGCGCACCCACCGCCCCGCCGACCGATACCACGGCCCCGCTTACAGTTCGGGTTCCCTGCACGCGATCGATGACGGCAAGACCGTTGTCGCGGAATGGAAGAACGTCGGCTGGATCGCCCTGGACGCCATGACCGGTAAAACCCTGTGGCAGATAGAGGATTACACCCGGATCGCGCACTCCGCGAAGAAACACTCCCGATATCGAATCGCCCTCGCCGAAGAAATCGTCGAAGCATCGGAACCCTCCTGGAAACAGACGTACCGAGAAATCCGCGCCTGGAGCCGCGCCGACGGCCGCCCCACCGCCACCCACCGCCACGTCCCCACCGAAACCTACTGCTCCACCCGCATAGTCGCCGCCCCCGGCGCGGTAGTCGTCTCCTGCCTGGGCCTCAAAAACTCCCAACTGGTCGGCTACGGAGCCTGAGCGACCCCCGATTCGTACGGTAGGCCCTATCCAACCCCTCCTCAGCGGCGGAAACGCCGAGTATGGCCATGGGTTCTGCTCGGCGTCTTCGGGGCGCTGGTGGTGGTGTTCGGCGGTTGCACAGCCTTCACCGCTGATATGCAGGACGGCGAGTTCGACCGGTCGTAATAGCTTCCGGGACAACAGAAGCCCTCGGCAATGCCGAGGGCTTCTTTGTATGCATTTGCGAGGGGCACGATCTGTCTGTTGCCCCTCGGCTAAGCGGCAGTCATCCCCTCGGCGAAAATCAACCGAACCTTCACACCGGTCTTCCGAATCTCCCGTGCCGCACGATATTCCGGGGAGTCGTACCAGGTCCTGGCCTGATCGAGGTTCGGGAATTCGAGCACGATGGCCCGGCCCGGCCAGTCGCCCTCCTGTACCTCCGGCTTCGTCGCTACTAGGTAATGACCGCCATACTGACGAATCGACGGCTCGGCCAGTTTCCAATACGCCAGGCCGATCGCTTCGTCCTGAACCTCCGCCTCGACGATGACGTATGCGGGCATGCGTTACTCCTGTCGATCGTTCACAGCGGCTTGATCCACCGTGACCATTCCGGTTGCGGTGCATAACCGTTGGCCTTCCATGCGCTGTGCGCGAGGTCGTTTTCGTCGAGCACCATGGCATCGGCGCGGGTGCCGCCGAGCCGAGCGAACCGATTCTCGGCCGCTTGGATGAGGCCCCGTCCGATGCCGCCGCGGCGACGATCGGGAGCGACGGCGAGACGGTAGATATGGCAACGCCAACCATCCCACCCTGCGATCACGGTGCCGACGAGTTCGGGATCGCCTGCCGTATCTTCATCGAAAGCAAGGATCAGCGCCTCGGGATCGCGCCGAATCAGCGCCTCGATCGCGGCGGTCGAATCGCTCGGCCGATGCGCATCTTCCGCCGCGGTACTCCAGAAATCGAGAACTGACCGGGCCTCGCTACTCGCGGCCGCGCGGAAAACGATCTTGGACATGCGATCAGCCTAGCGCATCGATGACAGCGGCCCTTGTCACGTTCAGGAGGGCATGAGGAGCACCCGAATGGGAGATCCGTCGCCTTTTTTCGTGGCGTTGCCGACATCGCAGTCTATTGATAAAAGCCGCCCGGTGCGCCCTCTCGTTTACGTGAATTACTGTCTGTCGGAAGGGGTTGCCTGTACGTCGGCTTGCCTTCCCTTCGCATCGCCGGTCCTTTTCATGACCCTCGCGTATGGACCCAGCGGGCGAGGGCCGCGGTGGCGGAGGAGCGGTCGGCGGCCGTGAGGTTGGCGATGCGGGCGAGATGGTTCGAGTTCGGAGCCAGGTAGACGGCGGCGGTGCGGGCAGCGGGTCCGGGCCGGAACGGTTTGGCTCGGGTGGGGTCGTTTTCGCCGTAGATGAAGATGAGGTTGGTGCCGTTTTCGCGGACCCAGCGGTCTATGTCGGGCATCGCGGTGGGGTCGAAGTGCAGCGGGATCTGCCGGGGTACGTAGGTGCGCATGTTCTGGATATCGGGATAGCGCAGTAGCCCGTCCAATTGGGGGAAGGAGAAGCGGGTCGTTCCGAGTTGGGTGCCCAACTGGTAGAACGACGGTAGGGCAATGGCCAGGCCCTGGTCGACGTAGGACGCCGGTTGAACGAGGGCGTCGAGCCAGGAGTAGAGCGCGTCGGTGGTGGCCGTGGCTGCGGGAATGGCGGCGCAGTCGGCCGGTCCGCCGTGCATCCAGAAATACAGGGGCACTTGCACGGTGATCAGTTCGACGATGCGGTCCGCGCTGCCGACGGTGTCGAAGGTGTAGCCATTCTGCCGCGCCCAAGCGGTGAGGCGGTCGCCGAATTCGTTGCGGCGCAAGAGTATTTCGCGTTGTACCGTCGACAGGGCGCGGCGGCATTCGGGCGTGCCGACCTCGGCGAGGAAGCCGTCGAAGGCCGTGCTGTCGGCATCATCGGTGATGTTCGGTGCGCTGTAGGCGATCGTGCCCGCCACGTCATCGGGGTAGAAGCGGCGGTGATAGATCGATGCCATCCCGCCCTTGCTCGCTCCGGCGGAGATCCAGGCGCCGCGGTAGATCGGTCGCAACGCCTCGATGATCCGATGATGGTCGGCGGCGGCCTGTCGGATGTCGAGGGTGGACCAGTCGACGGTCGAGGGGCGGGAGGAGCCGAAATACCGTTGCTCGGTGACGATCTGGTTGCCGTCGGCGAGATCGGTGGGTTCGGCGCGGAAGCTCGGGTCGGGGTTCAGGTCGTAGCCACCGGTATACAGCACCATGGGGCGATCGGTCGCCCTGTGCAGCAGCGTCATTCGCTGATCGAAGACGCCTCGTTCGGGGTGTTCGTGATCGGTGGGCTGACGGTAGGTGAGTTCGAAGAAACGGCCGTCCGGCGCGGCCTGTTCCCGGACGATCCGCAGGCCCGGAATCCCTTGCAGCGCAGCGCGGATGTCGGTCTTTGCGGAGCAGCCCGACAGGATCGGGATCAGCGATCCGAGCACGACCGTCACGATCAGCAGCAGACGCGCGGCGGTACGCATGGCTCCGGATGCGTCGCGGCGAAGAGCGCTGGGGTACTGCACATTACGAAGGAGGCGGTGTGTCCCTGGCATCGTATGATCATGCCCGGCCGCGACCCAGGCGGTGATCCTGGCCGGCGACTAAAAATTAACTGTTGGGTTAGTTAATGATAGAGTCGGCGTCATGGCCCGTACCGTCGATCCGAATCGCGTCGCCGAGCGGCGGCGTGCGATCATTCGCGCCGCCGCCGAACTGTTCGCGAACCACGGCTACGAGCGCACCTCGGCGGCGCAGATCGCCAAGGCGGCGGGGCTGACATCGGGCAGCGTTTTCTACTACTTCCAGGACAAGGCGGCCGTTTTCCGGGCGATCTTCGAGTCGTCGCTCCCCGCGCACACCGAACTGATTTCCAGCCACATCGACAGAAACGACTGTGCCGCAGCGATTCTCGACATTGTCGGGGCATTGGCGGCGGAGGTGATGGATCCGGCGGCGCCGGGGTTGATGATCGAGCTACTGCGCCGGATGGACCACGACGAAGAGCTCTTGGCGGTGATCACGGAGGACAGCCACCGCATTGTCGAGGCTCTGACGACCCTGCTCCGCCGCGGCGTGGAGCGTGGCGAATTCGAGCCCGGGTTTCCTCCCGACGAGACGGCGCGCTGGATTCTCGCGATAGTCGACGCCGCTTTCCTCAACGCCGACACCGGTCGTCCGCACGATCCGCGCCCGCTGGTGCGCGCGACCGTGTCCCGTCTGCTACGTCCGATCGAAACGGAGAATCGATGACGACCACATCCGCACCGATCACGCTGCGGCTCTCTCTGCTCTGGGCTTGGGCTCTCGGACTCGGCGGGCTCGTCCTGGGCGTCGGCGCCGGATTCGCGCTGCCGCCGGGGGGCCACTGGGTGCTCGGCACCTTCGGCCATGTGCCCGACTGGGTTCGGATCGCGTTGTCCCTGCCGCCGGTCTGGCTGGTTCCGATCGCCGCGGTCCTCGGCACGCTCGGTGGCCTGTTCGTGTTCTACCAGGGCCATCAGGAGAGCCTGATCCTCACCGTCGCCGAGTCGCATGTCGAGCTGGCCCACAAGGGCCGTGAACAGTTCGTTCCGCGCGAACGGATTGCCGCGGTCTACCGGGAGGACAGGGATCTGGTGCTCACCGATCGACACGGCGCGCGGCTGGCCCGTTTCGACGCATACGACCTGAATCGCGGCGCGGTCGGCTCCGCTTTTCGTGCCCACGGCTATCCGTGGCTCGACGAAAACGACCCCTACGGCGCCGAATTCACCCGCTGGGTCGACGGCATGCCCGGAATCGACGACGAAGTCCATCAGCTCTTGCGTGCCCGTCGCCGCGCTCTCGCCGACGAACGTGACCACGATGTCGAGGAACTCGACGAAAAACTCGCCGATCGCGGCGTAGATGTGCGGGACCGCAACGGAAAACAGCACATCAGAGTCGTCGAACCTACCGGCCTCGATTCGGCGCACGACTGACGAGCGCGAGCAGATCGGCTCCTTCGAATGCCGTGCTTACCTGCCGGGTAATCGACACGCGCCTGGCCGCCTGCAAACCTGGATCAGGTCGAAAGTTCGAGCCGAGAAGGAGTGTCTGTGAGTACGATTGCCGATTTCGTGGAACGCTACACCGCTGTCTGGAACGAGACCGACCCCCGGCTTCGGTCGAAGCAGATCCGGGAATTGTGGGAGCCGGACGGTCACTACGCCAACGCCTCGGTGGAATACCGCGGCTATGAACGGATCGCCGCGGCTGTCACCGAGGCTCATGACGACTTCGTCGCGAATGGCTTCGAGTTCACCGTGCACGCGTATCAAACCAACCACGATGCCGTGCGGATCACGTGGCATATGGTCCCGGCCGGTGGCGGTGAGGTCCTGGCCGTGGGGACGGAGTTCATCGTCGTCAATGCCGACGGCGCGATCGTGACCGATTACCAATTCATGGACGTCGATCCCACTGTGTCGTAAGACTGCGGAATCCTATTGGCCTCGCCGGGAGCGTTCACTTGCGGAGCCGCGCCGCCTGTTTCGCGGTTTCCTCCAGCTTGGCTCGGTGGGTCTTCCATTGGTCCGGATCGTTGGTGGGCATGTTGTCGTTGTCGGCGAGTAGGCCCGCGGTGCCGTCGATGAGCTCACGGATGATGTCGGCGTGTCCGGCGTGCCGGTTGGTTTCGGCGGTGACGTGCACCAGGATTTGGTGCAGCGTGACGGTGCGGTGGTCCTCGGACCACCACGGGACCGAGCCTTCGGCGGTGAGGTCGAGCGCGTCGATCGTGGCGTCGGCGTGGGCCCAGGCTCG contains:
- a CDS encoding ABC transporter permease, giving the protein MFVAFRDLRAARGRFLLITLVVVMVALLVSFLSGLTAGLAHQNISALEKMRGDAVVFADTGATPSYDSSALSAEQVRAWQRTGGTVDPVGIGRAQAAHDGGAPVQVALFGTSGTAFGNQVATQPGTVVLSKPAAKKLSAGVGGTVTLGAGTFTVAAVGDDDWYSHTPVVWLTLADWQALNPRGGAATVLVVSGVADRSAVDATAHTTSTTVSGSLSALPSYQAENGSLTLMTVMLFAISALVIGAFFTVWTIQRTPDIATLKALGATTGSLVRDALGQALLVLLVGVGIGVGGTALAGALMGDALPFVLGVGTTLLPAAALIGLGLLGAAFALRFLVTADPLTALNQAR
- a CDS encoding PPOX class F420-dependent oxidoreductase — encoded protein: MASLSDPQVREFLSHGTRTGKLAFVATDGRPVINPVWFILEGDELVFNTGKDTAKGRAIRRDPRVALCVDLEQPPYGYFQVQGTATVSEDPAELLRTATAIAARYMGPDRAEEFGKRNGVPGELVVRVRPTKILGGADMTA
- a CDS encoding YqeB family protein, whose amino-acid sequence is MTTTSAPITLRLSLLWAWALGLGGLVLGVGAGFALPPGGHWVLGTFGHVPDWVRIALSLPPVWLVPIAAVLGTLGGLFVFYQGHQESLILTVAESHVELAHKGREQFVPRERIAAVYREDRDLVLTDRHGARLARFDAYDLNRGAVGSAFRAHGYPWLDENDPYGAEFTRWVDGMPGIDDEVHQLLRARRRALADERDHDVEELDEKLADRGVDVRDRNGKQHIRVVEPTGLDSAHD
- a CDS encoding DUF1330 domain-containing protein, which translates into the protein MPAYVIVEAEVQDEAIGLAYWKLAEPSIRQYGGHYLVATKPEVQEGDWPGRAIVLEFPNLDQARTWYDSPEYRAAREIRKTGVKVRLIFAEGMTAA
- a CDS encoding GNAT family N-acetyltransferase, with amino-acid sequence MSKIVFRAAASSEARSVLDFWSTAAEDAHRPSDSTAAIEALIRRDPEALILAFDEDTAGDPELVGTVIAGWDGWRCHIYRLAVAPDRRRGGIGRGLIQAAENRFARLGGTRADAMVLDENDLAHSAWKANGYAPQPEWSRWIKPL
- a CDS encoding PQQ-binding-like beta-propeller repeat protein — its product is MVVGAVRSDRRPVVAGVAGGLGFGLLSVGVGLAAYSRFFASTRSLDGTVAGHDLFGSFTTTDASDLVNRYATLPFVLGVLVLIAAMAAAGVRAGRWRLNILVELYILLAFGAGIVVIPTMAVRDHLPGLFLQIRWQFGLFAQLPTAVAAATLVVLGSVLLADIAWRPERMRALSRRAAGAAALVGVLAAATVSTAAVYAGDDSTRWDHTTAAPVDVPPVPARLGDEIYHFDIPHDSSDIVAAGAGFVVATVTGLTAYDGATGTPRWHLLRTHRPADRYHGPAYSSGSLHAIDDGKTVVAEWKNVGWIALDAMTGKTLWQIEDYTRIAHSAKKHSRYRIALAEEIVEASEPSWKQTYREIRAWSRADGRPTATHRHVPTETYCSTRIVAAPGAVVVSCLGLKNSQLVGYGA
- a CDS encoding response regulator transcription factor; amino-acid sequence: MIRLLLADDHAIVRAGLRALLDSGEDITVAGEAATAEEAVAFCATTEVDLVLMDLRFGPGKSGVDATIALRALPNPPNVLVVTNYDTDADILGAIEAGACGYILKDTPPADLLAAVRAAAAGESVLSPSVASKLMTRVRKPDTTLSPREIEVLRLVADGHSNREIGKQLFLSETTVKSHLVHIYSKLGVKSRTSAVARARERGAI
- a CDS encoding TetR/AcrR family transcriptional regulator — protein: MARTVDPNRVAERRRAIIRAAAELFANHGYERTSAAQIAKAAGLTSGSVFYYFQDKAAVFRAIFESSLPAHTELISSHIDRNDCAAAILDIVGALAAEVMDPAAPGLMIELLRRMDHDEELLAVITEDSHRIVEALTTLLRRGVERGEFEPGFPPDETARWILAIVDAAFLNADTGRPHDPRPLVRATVSRLLRPIETENR
- a CDS encoding nuclear transport factor 2 family protein — protein: MERYTAVWNETDPRLRSKQIRELWEPDGHYANASVEYRGYERIAAAVTEAHDDFVANGFEFTVHAYQTNHDAVRITWHMVPAGGGEVLAVGTEFIVVNADGAIVTDYQFMDVDPTVS
- a CDS encoding S28 family serine protease; this translates as MRTAARLLLIVTVVLGSLIPILSGCSAKTDIRAALQGIPGLRIVREQAAPDGRFFELTYRQPTDHEHPERGVFDQRMTLLHRATDRPMVLYTGGYDLNPDPSFRAEPTDLADGNQIVTEQRYFGSSRPSTVDWSTLDIRQAAADHHRIIEALRPIYRGAWISAGASKGGMASIYHRRFYPDDVAGTIAYSAPNITDDADSTAFDGFLAEVGTPECRRALSTVQREILLRRNEFGDRLTAWARQNGYTFDTVGSADRIVELITVQVPLYFWMHGGPADCAAIPAATATTDALYSWLDALVQPASYVDQGLAIALPSFYQLGTQLGTTRFSFPQLDGLLRYPDIQNMRTYVPRQIPLHFDPTAMPDIDRWVRENGTNLIFIYGENDPTRAKPFRPGPAARTAAVYLAPNSNHLARIANLTAADRSSATAALARWVHTRGS
- a CDS encoding ABC transporter ATP-binding protein codes for the protein MTTSLTVADVTLTYPDGADRITALDSVHLRVEGGRIAAITGPSGSGKSSLLAVVSTLIRPDSGRILLETDSSTTDLATVSRREAAALRRDTIGIVFQQPNLIPALTALEQLEAMTHLGQHRFISPRLRRETRARAMDLLSTVGLSGHEHKRPAQLSGGQRQRINIARALMNTPSLLVIDEPTSALDRERGAAIIDLILHVVRTHTAPTLLVTHDHTHLHRMDATYHMLDGHLSPTEPTNLAA
- a CDS encoding DinB family protein, which translates into the protein MTASDPKAHLHRYLRSAREAVLWKLDGTSEYAARRPMTPTGTNLLGLVKHLGVVEFGYFGDTFARPYDEPIAQQDFVADPTADLWATADESRADIVAFYRRAWAHADATIDALDLTAEGSVPWWSEDHRTVTLHQILVHVTAETNRHAGHADIIRELIDGTAGLLADNDNMPTNDPDQWKTHRAKLEETAKQAARLRK
- a CDS encoding sensor histidine kinase → MHRSPLTPVFAALQLGLHALMVALTAAVVVRALVPGGQHPVATITLAALFLITYFGGGLLRGRPRAARVWLAVLTVLWLGLMPIAVDAMYLVFGLFFLYLHLLPRVWSMLAVAAATAVSVVGYGLDRGWSVAGVVGPVLGALVAVAIGLGYRALFREAADRQQLIDELLTTRATLAERERTAGKLAERERLAQEIHDTVAQGLSSIQLLLHAAERSAPDHPALQQIRLARDTAADSLAETRQLIAELTPAALEGQSLTEALDRIARRAGTPGLDARMLVEGTPERLPMPIEAALLRVAQGAVSNVVRHARADRMRITLTYADDAVHLDVVDDGIGIDPEVFARGTFGLNAMRSRVEQQGGSMNVESEPGHTAVTVTFPLEES